Proteins encoded within one genomic window of Oncorhynchus nerka isolate Pitt River linkage group LG17, Oner_Uvic_2.0, whole genome shotgun sequence:
- the LOC115145481 gene encoding tumor necrosis factor ligand superfamily member 6-like, whose protein sequence is MSGTQGYPYPQVFLVDSGRGPQPSVQPPGMLPCWSFPPAQERVMKRGRGRGCRGVGSWSLTMALLFLLLLVFGALGLGTYQIIKLQTQLNGIQQEMNIEIDGRGPEKLVGDLPETDPNRGNTAGRPAAHVIGRIEKHVSQNTLRWEPKAGRAFTEGGVVYRDGGLQVNETGLYHIYSRVQFEANHCTPTDALVHSVFVRRPGNRKSLTLMEGHREGYCNLGSHGHVWTSGSYLGSTLKLEKQDWLYVNVSHPAMLSHAHHANFFGLHKI, encoded by the exons ATGAGTGGTACACAGGGCTATCCTTACCCCCAGGTGTTTCTAGTGGACAGTGGTAGAGGTCCACAGCCGTCGGTCCAACCTCCAGGCATGCTGCCCTGCTGGTCCTTTCCTCCTGCCCAAGAGAGAGTGATGAAGCGGGGCAGGGGCAGAGGCTGCAGGGGGGTTGGCTCCTGGAGCCTGACTATGGCTCTGCTGTTTCTGCTGCTGCTGGTGTTTGGGGCATTGGGACTGGGTACCTACCAGATAATCAAACTACAGACTCAACTCAACGGGATACAACAG GAAATGAACATTGAGATTGATGGTCGTGGGCCTGAGAAGCTAGTGGGTGACCTTCCAGAGACCGATCCAAACAGAGGGAATACAGCCGGCAGACCTGCAGCACATGTTATAG GCCGGATTGAGAAGCATGTTTCACAGAATACCTTGCGTTGGGAGCCAAAGGCGGGGCGGGCCTTCACAGAGGGGGGCGTGGTCTATCGGGATGGCGGTCTGCAAGTCAACGAGACTGGGCTCTACCACATCTACTCCCGGGTGCAGTTTGAAGCCAATCACTGCACCCCTACAGATGCCTTGGTTCACTCTGTGTTTGTAAGAAGGCCAGGGAATCGCAAGTCTCTCACCCTAATGGAGGGGCACAGGGAGGGCTACTGCAACCTAGGCTCTCATGGGCACGTCTGGACCTCGGGGAGTTACCTGGGATCCACACTGAAGCTTGAAAAGCAGGACTGGCTGTATGTGAATGTCTCCCATCCAGCCATGCTCAGCCACGCTCATCATGCCAACTTCTTTGGACTCCACAAGATCTAG